Part of the Candidatus Brocadia sinica JPN1 genome, CAAGGCCCTGGGGACTGGCTGGATCGATAAAATGAAATGGACGGATATTGAGCTCTTAAATGATGAAATGGGCAAGCCATATTTGAATCTTTATGGCAGTGTAAAAGAATTGGCAGACAAGAAACGTATCAATACGATATCTGTATCATTATCCCACTGCCACGATTACGCTATTGCCCAGGTTTTGTTAATGCCAAAGGCAATACCAGAAGTCTCGCCTGATGGTTGACTCCAACCCAAAATATCGTAGTTAAATATGGGAAATTCCCATTACCACTGTCGACAGCTTGCCGCTAACTTAAACGAACAAACGAAATAGTTATAAAACTGAAAATAGGTAAGAAAATGACAACTGCCGTTATTTCAGGACATTGGACATACGATGAGTATTATAATCTAGACGATAAGCAGAGGTACGAAGTTATTGAGGGGGATGGCTTATTGTGGCACCTGCGCCGTTCTTTAAACATCAGGAAGTAGTAACGAGACTTGTACGGCTTATATCAAATTATGTTTATGAAAATGCAAAGAATTTGATTTTTCTGCTTTTTCTGCATCTAAAAGAGGTATATTCATGAAAAGACTTGTATTGATCAATCCACATCCAATTGGAAATGTTGGTGAGGAGAATGTCTCGGTATTAAATCAAATGCCTGTGAATCTCGGCTATCTGAAGGTATTAACACCAAAACACTGGCAAGTCGATATCATCGATGAAACCCAGGAACTTGCGATTGATGAAAATACAGGGGAGATTACTTTTGGTGGGGCTGACCTGGTCGGTATTACATCGGTAAGTTATCAGGCTCATCGTGCATATCAGATAGCTACTGCCTGTAAAAAACGGGGCGTACCGGTGATTATGGGTGGTATTCACGCAACCAGTTACCCGGAAGAGGCGGCAAAATACGTGGATTGTGTTGTGACCAGGGAAGCTGTAACCACCTGGGAAAAGATTATTGGTGATTTTGAAAAAGGCTGCCTCCAAAAAAGATACGATGGTGTTCTGACACCCATGGAGTTGTATCAGGGATTGCGTCC contains:
- the acpS gene encoding holo-ACP synthase; translation: MNVNRNGYDMYVGVDIIEIRRIEKLFSANEDFLRRIYTEKEVEYCKQKKNKYQHFAARFASKEAMFKALGTGWIDKMKWTDIELLNDEMGKPYLNLYGSVKELADKKRINTISVSLSHCHDYAIAQVLLMPKAIPEVSPDG